Proteins encoded together in one Cellulomonas gilvus ATCC 13127 window:
- a CDS encoding glycoside hydrolase family 26 protein yields MSPITRSPRLRTVGAPLTAALAAGALVAGLGALAAAPAGATTFGPELVVNGTFESGVTGWRTNNATEQKLAWTTATAYAGKGAAVLTRAAKTTGSIVLNDQTNSVTSVPADGQYHATAAVRTSGAALTGQLRIREVLGGAVTTHATSFSATSAWQVVELDFTAKAGASLDLNVFSLTAPANATLTVDAVSLTHVDPRPTLTNGSLYSERGIPEDGVLFGAAVGGNTDPAAFEQQVHGTLGVRRTYWNGTTVAKAVETARGDLAVGRVPWLSFKLPYSWSEMAAGKGDAWTRDLVAQLDALEGPVWLAFHHEPEGDGDITQWVAMQRHLAPLVRGGSDNVAMTVVLTGWHQLYGAAQYSLENLWPGDGLIDLIGYDVYNQYGVVKNGVMSTKTTDMAKSYFQQFQAFSLKHGVAWGLGETGFTDRAAQDDPQWLARTYQQMETYGGVAMAYFNTSLNSAGSWVITTQQKADLFAAVLNTTPKLR; encoded by the coding sequence ATGTCCCCCATCACGCGTTCCCCCCGCCTCCGGACCGTCGGAGCACCCCTGACCGCGGCGCTCGCCGCCGGCGCGCTCGTCGCCGGCCTCGGCGCCCTGGCCGCAGCCCCCGCCGGTGCCACGACGTTCGGGCCCGAGCTCGTCGTCAACGGCACGTTCGAGTCCGGTGTCACCGGCTGGCGCACCAACAACGCCACCGAGCAGAAGCTCGCCTGGACCACGGCCACCGCGTACGCGGGCAAGGGTGCCGCGGTGCTGACCCGGGCCGCCAAGACCACCGGCAGCATCGTGCTCAACGACCAGACGAACTCGGTCACCTCGGTTCCCGCCGACGGCCAGTACCACGCGACCGCCGCCGTGCGGACGTCGGGTGCGGCGCTCACGGGCCAGCTGCGGATCCGCGAGGTCCTGGGCGGTGCCGTCACCACGCACGCGACCAGCTTCTCCGCGACCTCGGCCTGGCAGGTCGTGGAGCTCGACTTCACGGCCAAGGCCGGTGCGTCGCTCGACCTCAACGTGTTCTCGCTGACGGCCCCGGCCAACGCGACGCTGACCGTCGACGCCGTCTCGCTGACGCACGTGGACCCGCGGCCCACGCTCACCAACGGCAGCCTGTACTCCGAGCGCGGCATCCCCGAGGACGGCGTGCTGTTCGGCGCGGCCGTCGGCGGCAACACCGACCCGGCCGCGTTCGAGCAGCAGGTGCACGGCACGCTGGGTGTCCGCCGCACCTACTGGAACGGCACCACCGTGGCCAAGGCCGTCGAGACCGCGCGGGGCGACCTCGCGGTCGGCCGCGTGCCGTGGCTCAGCTTCAAGCTGCCCTACAGCTGGTCGGAGATGGCCGCGGGCAAGGGCGACGCGTGGACGCGTGACCTGGTCGCGCAGCTCGACGCGCTCGAGGGCCCGGTGTGGCTCGCGTTCCACCACGAGCCCGAGGGTGACGGCGACATCACGCAGTGGGTCGCGATGCAGCGCCACCTCGCGCCGCTGGTGCGGGGCGGCTCGGACAACGTTGCGATGACCGTCGTCCTGACCGGGTGGCACCAGCTGTACGGCGCCGCGCAGTACAGCCTCGAGAACCTGTGGCCCGGCGACGGCCTGATCGACCTCATCGGCTACGACGTCTACAACCAGTACGGCGTGGTCAAGAACGGCGTCATGAGCACCAAGACGACCGACATGGCGAAGAGCTACTTCCAGCAGTTCCAGGCGTTCTCCCTCAAGCACGGCGTCGCGTGGGGCCTGGGCGAGACCGGCTTCACCGACCGCGCCGCGCAGGACGACCCGCAGTGGCTCGCCCGCACGTACCAGCAGATGGAGACGTACGGCGGCGTCGCGATGGCGTACTTCAACACGTCGCTCAACTCGGCCGGCTCGTGGGTCATCACCACGCAGCAGAAGGCGGACCTGTTCGCCGCCGTGCTGAACACGACGCCGAAGCTGCGCTGA